In Styela clava chromosome 6, kaStyClav1.hap1.2, whole genome shotgun sequence, the genomic window TGTATCTAACAGCATATACGTCAGTATGAAAATAAATTGCCCTAATCCTAGTTTTTACGCAAAATCTCGACTATAAAATAATCGAAAAGTTTGACATCCCTCGATGATGTGAAAAGTTTTAAGTTCTTTTTTAATATGATTTAAATAGTGGCGCTGGCATTGGTGAATATGCCTCGCCTTTTATCTATTGACTACATTATCTATTTGGTAAACACAAATTTATCTGTAGGTGACTGGGAAAATAgtgaaaattgaaacaaaacaatCCGCTTAACTCGACAAAGCTTCACAGTATGTATTAGATATTTTGGGCATTTTGAGTTACACTTGTATGCTTTACATTTTTCGATTTTGGTGgcaatttcaaaaatgcaaGTTTAAAAATGATGCCCTAGCGATTGGTCAATACAATCAATACATTAAAAAATACCGTATTTCTCCGTGTATAACACGCACTTCCGGTTCCGGATTTCATCTCCAAAATTAGTGGGTGCGTATTATACATTGGTATAGAAAAAATCTTGATCGATATTTCACACGCAACTGCCGAATACTTATCACATGTTTCCTTGCCGTCttatttctattattttatgttataacCAGTTATAAGCGTTATAACCAGATCATGCTTGCTGCAGTAGAATCACACCCACAGAATGGACTGCATCTATTTCAATTACCAGTGTATATAAGTGATAAGAACAGCAGTCTGTATCATAGTTTAATTGTTGTGTCGTCCAGTCTGGCGTCTCTCATTTACAGTAAAACTGAATGTTCCTAAATCATTTTGTCTCATTCTGATTTGCGGCCAATCGGCAAACCTAAcgtcacaaattttttttcctagCCATTTTCAAAATGCTCTAAGATAGGTAACAGCACGATAGTTCAAAGCGGGGTAACATCACTCCGAGATTGACAGACAACAGGCCTGTCGACCTCATaaacatttgaaacatattaTTAAATCAAAGTGAAACTTTCTAGGCTAGCTTCTCGAAAATACCAAACGCGGTCGACGCAAGTGACCGAATTCGACCGTGCGTATTATGCATGAACCTTGGTATTTTCATACAATCCACTTCCTAAAAGAGCCCTGCGTATTATACATGGGTGCGTATTATACGCGAAGCAATACGGTAATGACTATAAAAGCTAAAAATCATAAGAGATAACTGATAGAACAGGCATGGATAAAAAACACGACGTTCGGAAATGCAATTTTCTAATTTAATTGAAATCAGgataaattttcagaaatacGAGTGAAAGTTACTGGAAAGGCGCACGTTGGTTGGCATGAGCAACACGGAAAAGTTCATGTTTATCACTATAACAACCAGGATTTAATGGAGCAGAACATCACGGTTTACGGAGTAGGTGCGTTTTTAGGAAATTATATAACTGTTTATAATTCAAGCTTTGTTATGAATAATATGAATCTGCCGTTGAAATAAAACGCTTACAGCTCGCAGTGATTAGATATTGTTTATCAAATCATTGCATTAAATGTGTGTGGTGCCAAATTTCGAATCAATACGGAGTGAATAGAATAgacaattttatatattttttcttatttttcttgTCAAAGGGTTTGGCAATTCATGTTTTGTCTGATAGATACAACAATACTTCTTTGTCATTTACGAATACAAGGTGGAAGctaatgcaatatatatataaatcataaaaGACGTCATCTGAACGGATCGTTGACTATTGTATTTTACAGGAACTGCAGAGAATATGACCCTGTCAGTAGGATCGCACAGTTTTCCGTTCAGTTGCACCTTGCCAGCGCCGTTGCCGTCATCATACGAAGGTACAAGTTTACCCAATTCTAAGATAAGCTTTTAAAACACCACTTCGATTTCAGAATACTAATACTATTCGACGCCGAACTTCCCTTGAAACTATTAGAGTCAGTTTAAAATTATAGACCAGATTTTTCaccaaattaaaataattaactGCTGAATAATTTAAACGGATTACttgattttatttaatttagtaaTTGATGTTGTTTTTCAGACAAAATAGGGTACATACGATACTATGTCAAAGCAACAATAGTTAGGCCGTGGAAATTTGATCACAATACGAAAAGTATGATAACAATATTAGACATTCTGGATCTTAACAAAGAGCAGAACATGATGGTAAAATGGCAATGCAAGCTTCTCTTATATTTTGAACACTAATCCTAATATATATGTCGTCAAATGAGAAATCCAGATATGCATACTTACATAATatgtatttaatatattttatattctataaATTGTAAAGTTCCTAACGCGAGTCCAATATGAAAGTATAACCatattattcataatttattgggacctcctgaagtatgcgcaccaagatggcgctcaacctgaactcaggttgtgtactgggttagggttcaggttatgcgacatcttggtgcgcatacttcaggaggtccatttATTGAGTACGATGCACCTATTAAGATGACTTAAATTTGAGTCTTCAATTAAATGATTCTTTCCTAGGCGTAGAGAGGGGGCAATTATTGAGCAATTCTCAGATAACCCGATGTTTTCCTGGCGTACTTCGCGCTCATACAGCTCGGATAACTATGGCAGCGGAGTAACTTTATGGAGATATTATTCAACACATTGCAAAATAATAGTGACTGCtatttagagcaggggtgtgcaaagtgcgacccgcgggccaaatgcggcccgcaagaaaaaattgtgcggcccgcggaaaaATGCCAATTTTGAAAGGTGCGCGGCCAGCTAAACtagttttgaaatttggttGAATCTGGtttcctttgcgttgcaaagcttttattcaagttcaatttattatccaTGTCTACGACTTACAGCGTCCTGACAGCGAGGCGAACAACGCGATTCTCAAAGTTGTCCCTTGCTGAGCAgcaaataatttaagaaaaatgCGGAGCAGACGCTAATGAATTTGTAAGAACGATTAATTGAAGATTAGGTAACTGGAaagcagtttaaaaaaattatcaatatataGATACAAAggctaaatgagttttggttccaACCTAtcaattgattttatttaaatctagTCCAGAATAAGATTTAACAGAAAATTACTTGGAAATGATTCTTACCGAAAACaccaagataactttccacattttcaaaaaagtcatggcttcaaatatgcACTTTTCGGtaacatatttatttctaaaatgaGCTATTCTCTACCTGCCActaatagaaagcctatgttaaatgacgGTGCAGCCCGCGGTTTCACTTAGTTATTGGTATTTGGCCCGCTCGCGAAAAAGGTTGcaacacccctgatttagagtGTTCGGAGCGAGTAAGCGTCATATTACGTCATTTAAATCCCcccattttttcaaaattttgggctGACTACCGATCTTGGGCCCTCCTCCTATGCTTTTCTTTGTTGTGCCGTTGCAAGCTATGTGATTTGTTCTGTTAATATTCATCATTATAAACTAACCCTATTTCTATCACGATTGTCAGGCACCTTCTTCTGGtaaagaaaacaaatatctgTGCTGTCTTTGCTGTAAAAGTGGACCAATTCAAGGTGAAATTACTACGGACCGAACTGGTTATGTTCCTGGCGAATGGGTCATCGTGAATGTAAAAGTAAATAACAAGAGGTAAACCCATTTAGAGTGTCTTTTGTTGGTTGAGTACGAAGTTTATTCCTTTCTCTTGTTAGGTTAATAAGTTCAACTGTAACTGTAACTTTACGTTTTATCAGCGGAAGCAAGGTGCAGAAAACATCcattgaaataatgaaaatcgtCAAATATCGTGCAAAAATGaagtcaaaaacagttaaaTACAGCATGCAGCAAGTATTTGGTTCTCATTGCGACTCAAAAAAATCAACATCTTTTGACAACATTAAAATTCAGATTCCGGCTCTTCCACCAACAGAAAATACACATTGCAAGATTATCGATATCAACTATGCTGTTATGGTACGTACAAACAAACATttatgggtactcctgtagtatgttaatcaagatggcggacaccggaacatagtatgtgtaccaggttagggtcaggccataatttcaggtacaaatactacgggaaaatacacttggctagtccccgtaatagaactgaaataaggaaaattgaaataaaattatgacctaaccctaacctggtacacatatacgttacggtgtccgccatcttggttcacatactacaggagtacacATTTATGACATCTACCTTTTTGTCAAACTCGCGGAGAATAGCGAGTCACAATGCCTATGCCCTACCAGGCgtctaatttcaaatttttgtcgtATATGTGGTAACTTCGGCATCCTACATCAAAATCGTATCCGTTTCATAACGAATGTCGCCTTTCTCCTAGCATGGATACCATTTGGGCTTTCTGTATCTTATGATCGTTTTGCAACCGACTTGAACTAGGCCTTTGTTCCTAACTGATTCTTCGGTCAGTATTGTATGCGATATTAAAAATGGGAGAGGACTAATGAGTTAGGGTATAGGGTTAAGAGCGAACACTCAGAGGTTTAAATCACAATTCTATTTACTAAGCTGTTCAAGCGAAAAACGGAACACGTATTTTGTTATGCAGATTCATGGGCATTTGCGCTTGTGTGCAATCGATTTACGTGGTATGGCGCCCATTGTAATTGGTTCTGTTCCAATCCGTAGTCTTCCCATGTATTCTGGTCAACAAGATCCTCAAGTACAGCCTGCACCATCCGCATATCCTTCTTTACCTGATTCCTCAGCAACAGTGATAGAAAACACGACAGCAAGTTCATATGCTACTACAACGACTTCAGTTCTGCCTACGTCATTTGGATTTCAAGGTATATTCGGGACCATTTCTGTCATAATTAGTAATTTTAGTACGGGTTATTCACTAAAAAGAGACACGTGAATTTTACTGCTGTGTTCCAATAATAGATAATCATTTGATAGGACTCAAAAACGGCGTTGATAGGAAATATTTGCCTTGTCAACAATGCTCCTAATTATATATTATCAATCATCGAATACCATATTCCGAAATATAGTGGCAAAAACTAATGGGAGAAAGAGGTGtttttagtttaaaaaaatcCTGTAAATCTAATCACTTAAGTAGAGTCTTTTGGAGAGCTGCAAAGCACTTTCATTTCAATAACTTCATACCCAACATTTCGGCTCCTCAGAAGTgtatgtatcaatatggaggtaacttaatttgttcgcctactttacatcgagttgtgtaaacgTATGGAAGcgtatggacagggggtatattcacttggctaacacagacagcccccAAAATCATGAtggaactaaaaaaaggaaaatcggaacaaaTTAAGGcatagccctaacctggtacacatactaagggaGTACCGACATTTCTATTTAATGCATGGAATATAATGCCACTTGCTAGAAAAGTAgaagctcccgaagtatgtgcaccaaaatggcgcacaccCTGAACAGAGTATGTATAGTTGTATACCATGTCagggttcaggctgtgcgccatcttgatgcacatacttcgggagcgccgaaaagTGAACGAGAATCTGAGGATTTCTGTATAATAAATCTGAGGATTAACGAGCAATATCAGGAAGATCAACTATTATGAATTTGCTTCGATTGTTATTAACATAAAACGTACCGAGTATAtcaattttgataatttcattGTCTTATAGTTCCTCCTCCCTCTTACATGGATGCGACTGAAGGGAACTTCGACGTTAAAGATGATAAATATACCAGAGGAGACACAACGTATACGCCCAAATATACCTTCTATGACTGGAACCAAACAGCTTTTACTTATAATAAATAAGTAATTAAAACTTGGTTTTATTCAATCAGTCAAACTAGCCTTAGCCTGAACTTAGCCTATTGTGTTGTTGTGAATGTTAGCGgtttgataataatttagacgCTGGGCACTAATGATGTAATTATCTATGCTTTTTGCACAAAGCTCGTTAATCTGTTAAAGTAGgctgtatttatttttgataaattttctataGTACATCACTTCGCGGTCAAATCGAAATGAATATTTCACGGCGAGCGTATTTTGCGTTCAAAAGTACGATCGACTCGACTGCTGTCTGCAAACATAAGCGACAATATATTATTCATCATTCGGTATATTATAATCAACCAGTGGCAGGTATTACATTGCAAGCTGTTCACATTTAACTACATTCTACCCACAGTTACCTcattttttgtgttgttttcattttttatacatattatatacaaaaatattacatgtTTTTAATAAGAAATATTATTCTATAAATaactaataaatatattaataccAGCCATCGAGTACCGGGTTATGAGCAGGGCAAATCtcagaaattaataaaatttatgtcTGGCTTTATTACATATTTAGAAGTGGTGTTTCTAGGACGCTTATCGTTTGAATGCTGCCTGGGCGAAGGTATAATCGAAAGGTCAATAAATAACAATCTAGTAGGCTGcaaccagtagtgggattcagccggttcgcaccggttctatagaatcgTCTTACGGAATTTTATGCgaatcagcgaaccggttagcattacatgactttttgtaacagaaccgcctggAAAATCgacatttgtatgatggaaccggctgacaaaaaatttgattccCACCACTGGCTGCAACTTACATTCACAAATCGACTATTTATTGTAAAGATGAGTATATAATTTTCCCAATGTCCGTTTTGAGATCATTTCGTTTTAAAAAGATCACTTATTTTTTGTCCATCACGTTGTGCAAAGGGGctttcaaatgaaatttgtttttttaatgcTGGATAATTCCTAGAATAGACTTTTGAAGTGATGCACCGACCGAGGAGGTCTCAGTACCTGGGATATATTAGACGTAAGTCGTAGACTTCGAAATGAAATCACTATATCTTCGATGCATGACGATAATAATATTGTATATGGTGAAATCGGCTACTAATAGGTAATATATGTGAAGTAACAATGTTCACCTTATTTGGATAAATATACGtcgcaaaatttgatttttgttaaTCGTAACCAAGGATTAAAGCGTATTATCCGATGAAAACTGAATGCTGataataaaacatatttgaCAATGCAACGTTAGCACGTATAAGGTTACAATTGAAAAGCAGACCATCAGAGCGATTATGTTTGGTCATCACTTCTAAACATAATCTAATCGACTTTTCCTATCTATAAAAGAAGTTTATtcttccaaccagtaaaaatcaATTGCAAACGAAAAACACAAACACGAAAATTTACTTTAGCAGAGTAGCTGCGGGAAACTGGAACAGatattttaatacaattttcaaatttacataTCATTTACATATTACTAGGCTTGTCAATGGAAATGGGACATTGTTCCTCAAATTATGCTGAAGCTATTTTATCTAGTATGAATCCTATGTGAAACTCACTAGTCACTACTCATCCGAAACTCTATCAATGTTTTTtgaatacaagagagctacgtccaaatatatggacacgtctgttcgcagtacagtacggtttaccgtaccgtcagatcacagtctacaaatatattcacaccaagcgaagcagtacagtaggacttCCAACTTTCGCTAAGGCGGTACGGTAACGTCCCCGCAGAAAAGAAAACCAACATTATTGCAATACTGTacggtacagtaccggtaccgtagtaagacagcgtaaggaaaaaatcgtagcaaagtaccgtaaggacttcgttacgaaccatcgacgttcgatggcacgtgatcaaaatGTAGGGGAGTGTCGGCTATGCGTTCGCAGAACGTTCGgcgacgtcatagcaaacaaaaacaaatctcacagagctaacagaaatatttgaaataaataaaagtaacagccttcttgagaaaaaatttcatctttaaccagtaaaaatttcgaagcaatcggtccagtaatgaaagagaaaagcggttttttagatttcccactagatgtccaaaaagtgtcaaagaacaacaacaacaagaccaacataatattgaaacgatcgttatgtccactacgtgtccaataacagtTTTTTGCCTCAAATGCATTAGCATTGTTTGCAGTGTATGAGAATATTGAATGAATGACTAACATCAAATTTAATACTTTCTCTCCGCAAAAGAATCGGGTTTCACTAACTACTCATCAAATCATATTCTTTGAAAATCGCATTTGAATATTGTAATTGATATTTAAGAATACCTTGTAAGATTTGCATAGTTATTTAGGTCGCTGGCGGAAGTATGTATCATTTAAATATCCAAATGAGTAGAAAAATTTGCATTCATTTCGATTAATATAAGGCAATGTTGAGTGTTGGGAAAGGCACTCCCAAGATACAGTTTCTAGTAGAAATAACTATTAGAAATAGTTTTCTCGAATTTATTGAAATCTCCATGTGGGCCTTTTGATGtgagtgatatatatataggtagTGTAAGTAAGaagaaatatttctttttatacaGTGTAAACTTGtagataaaaaagttttaacAGTCGTTCAAAATGAATCTGGTTGCAATCGCATGTTTGGTTGTAATATTGGCCTCTTCAGGTGAGTAAATAAATCCtttggaatattcaaatattgatccaaattataaaaaagaatcgaaattttaaaatatcttcaCAAATTTTCTTGCCTGTCAGAAAAttctaaaatacaaaaattaaagtATGTTTTTATATCCGATGTTTTTCTAATAGTATCAGCTAAATAAATACCTGAAATATTGTGCTTATTAGCACTGATCACCAAGTAGTTTTGCCCCCTCGTAAATTGCATTAGTTACAATTTCCATAAACAGGTAAACTTTCTTATGTCAATTAGGCCATGGAATACGGTGTTACGTATGCACCAATTGCAACGAAGCCAAACAGCTAAATGGTACTCAGCTTCAAAATTGCCCGGATTCCCTACCAGCTTGCTACAAAGTGTTTGCAAACGGTAAGCTATTCACGAATATTccaaataaaatggaaataGTCAGCACAGttaacatttatttaaaatatataattgtacaCGAAgccattttaaatatttaaacaaagtTTCTTATATGATCCATGATGTGCTTTTGATTTGGGCAATGATAACTTCAATTGCCCTAAATACCAGAACATATATATCT contains:
- the LOC144424592 gene encoding arrestin domain-containing protein 17-like, with translation MPSLQDFNVTFDDNKSIFSPGETLEGKIEITLTESMEMKEIRVKVTGKAHVGWHEQHGKVHVYHYNNQDLMEQNITVYGVGTAENMTLSVGSHSFPFSCTLPAPLPSSYEDKIGYIRYYVKATIVRPWKFDHNTKSMITILDILDLNKEQNMMAPSSGKENKYLCCLCCKSGPIQGEITTDRTGYVPGEWVIVNVKVNNKSGSKVQKTSIEIMKIVKYRAKMKSKTVKYSMQQVFGSHCDSKKSTSFDNIKIQIPALPPTENTHCKIIDINYAVMIHGHLRLCAIDLRGMAPIVIGSVPIRSLPMYSGQQDPQVQPAPSAYPSLPDSSATVIENTTASSYATTTTSVLPTSFGFQVPPPSYMDATEGNFDVKDDKYTRGDTTYTPKYTFYDWNQTAFTYNK